From the Bacteroidota bacterium genome, one window contains:
- a CDS encoding dihydroorotase: protein MKTLITNATIVNEGKVFHGNILIDGEIISKISETEIKSSAEKIIDAKGKYLLPGIIDDQVHFREPGLTHKAEIYTEAKAGIAGGVTSYMEMPNTVPNALTQKLLAEKYKRASEVSLANYSFYMGASNDNIDEVLKTNPRNVCGVKVFMGSSTGNMLVDNKTTIENIFSKCKLLIAAHCEDEATIRANIEKYKAKYGENIPVESHPQIRSEEACYKSSSLAVELAKKYNTRLHILHISTAKELELFDSKIPLKEKRITAEACVHHLWFSEEDYKAKKNLIKWNPAIKTKKDRDALLRGVLENKIDVICTDHAPHTLEEKKQSYFKAPSGGPLIQHSLVAMLEFVHQKKFTIEKVVEKMSHALADCFQIEKRGYIREGYFADLAIVDLNSPWTVDKKNILYKCGWSPFEGITFHSKVTHTFVNGNLAYAEGKFNEIKKGARLLFKRN, encoded by the coding sequence GTGAAAACGCTAATCACGAATGCAACTATTGTAAATGAAGGAAAAGTTTTCCACGGAAATATTTTGATTGATGGAGAAATTATTTCAAAGATTTCCGAAACGGAAATAAAATCTTCCGCAGAAAAAATTATTGACGCAAAAGGAAAATATCTTCTTCCCGGAATCATTGACGACCAGGTTCACTTTCGCGAGCCGGGATTAACCCACAAAGCAGAAATTTATACCGAAGCAAAAGCGGGAATTGCGGGAGGTGTTACTTCCTACATGGAAATGCCCAACACGGTTCCGAATGCACTCACGCAAAAATTGCTTGCAGAAAAATACAAGCGCGCTTCGGAAGTTTCATTGGCAAATTATTCTTTTTACATGGGCGCTTCCAACGATAACATTGACGAAGTGCTGAAAACAAATCCGCGGAATGTCTGCGGGGTGAAAGTGTTTATGGGTTCTTCCACCGGAAATATGCTGGTGGATAATAAAACCACGATTGAGAATATTTTTTCAAAATGCAAACTTCTTATTGCAGCGCATTGCGAAGACGAAGCAACCATCCGCGCGAACATAGAAAAATATAAAGCGAAGTATGGCGAAAATATTCCGGTGGAATCCCACCCGCAAATCAGAAGCGAAGAAGCATGCTATAAATCTTCCTCGCTTGCTGTTGAACTCGCAAAAAAATATAATACTCGTTTGCACATCCTGCATATTTCAACAGCGAAAGAATTAGAATTGTTTGACAGCAAAATCCCTTTAAAAGAAAAACGAATTACTGCAGAAGCATGTGTGCACCATCTCTGGTTTTCGGAAGAAGATTACAAGGCGAAAAAAAATTTGATTAAGTGGAACCCCGCCATCAAAACAAAAAAAGACAGAGATGCATTACTGCGCGGAGTTCTCGAAAATAAAATTGATGTCATCTGCACCGACCATGCCCCGCACACACTCGAAGAAAAAAAACAATCGTACTTCAAAGCGCCATCAGGCGGACCGCTGATTCAGCATTCATTAGTTGCAATGCTGGAGTTTGTGCATCAGAAAAAATTTACGATAGAAAAAGTAGTGGAGAAGATGTCTCACGCATTGGCAGATTGTTTTCAGATTGAAAAGCGCGGTTATATCCGCGAAGGTTATTTTGCAGACCTCGCTATTGTGGATTTGAATTCTCCGTGGACGGTTGACAAAAAAAATATTCTTTACAAATGCGGTTGGTCTCCATTCGAGGGAATAACTTTTCATTCAAAAGTCACACATACATTTGTGAATGGAAATCTCGCCTATGCAGAAGGAAAATTTAATGAAATAAAAAAAGGTGCGCGTCTCCTCTTCAAGAGAAACTGA
- a CDS encoding lysophospholipid acyltransferase family protein: MQAIGFYLALPFLYLISILPFPLLYLFSDFVFVLIYYVIGYRKKVVTQNLRNSFPEKSEKEICTLRRKFYRYLCDLFLETFKTLTISKEAMLKHCRMNEESAKLMQKYFDEKKNIIIVLGHLGNWEWGGNTFSLQCRQQLYVIYHPLENKYFNKLVIGMRTRFGTKLIEMKNTFRDMVSNKKIISATAFIADQTPPPESAYWTIFLNQDTPVFQGTEKISRKMNYPIVFINVKKIRRGYYEMTGEMLCENPASTSEGEISQLHTKKLESEIRKNPETWLWSHRRWKHKRPAKN, encoded by the coding sequence ATGCAGGCAATCGGATTTTATTTAGCACTTCCCTTTCTTTATCTGATTTCAATTCTGCCTTTCCCCTTGCTCTATTTATTTTCTGATTTTGTTTTTGTGCTCATTTATTATGTAATCGGCTACCGGAAAAAAGTGGTTACACAAAATCTGCGCAATTCTTTTCCTGAAAAATCTGAAAAAGAAATTTGCACACTTCGAAGAAAGTTTTACCGCTACCTCTGCGATTTGTTTCTGGAAACTTTCAAAACGCTTACCATTTCAAAAGAAGCAATGCTGAAGCACTGCCGGATGAATGAGGAATCCGCAAAACTCATGCAGAAATATTTTGATGAAAAGAAAAACATCATCATTGTGCTCGGGCATCTGGGAAACTGGGAATGGGGAGGAAATACTTTTTCTCTTCAATGCAGGCAACAACTCTATGTGATTTATCATCCGTTGGAAAATAAATATTTCAACAAATTGGTTATCGGCATGCGCACGCGCTTCGGAACAAAACTTATTGAAATGAAAAACACCTTCCGTGATATGGTATCCAATAAAAAAATAATTTCCGCTACTGCGTTCATCGCTGACCAAACGCCTCCGCCTGAATCTGCGTACTGGACAATTTTTCTGAACCAGGATACACCTGTGTTTCAAGGCACTGAAAAAATTTCGCGCAAAATGAATTACCCGATTGTATTCATCAACGTAAAAAAAATAAGGCGCGGGTATTATGAAATGACTGGCGAAATGCTTTGCGAAAATCCTGCAAGTACTTCGGAAGGGGAAATATCTCAACTGCATACGAAAAAATTAGAATCCGAAATCCGGAAAAATCCTGAAACGTGGCTTTGGTCGCACCGAAGATGGAAACATAAACGGCCTGCAAAAAACTAA
- the acs gene encoding acetate--CoA ligase, whose amino-acid sequence MNRITTFEQYQSEYKRSVENPEQFWAEQAENFLWKKKWDKVLEWNFSEPNVKWFIGGKLNITENCLDRHLKDRANQTAIIWEPNRPNEEGRKISYKELHEEVCRFANVLKNNGAKKGDRICIYMPMVPELAIAVLACARIGAIHSVVFGGFSFQSLADRIHDADCNIVITADGAFRGAKDIPLKSVIDEALQTCPSVKKVIVLKRTNCEVKMQNGRDVWWHDEIKNLQGFKNLEDFYRAEEMDSEDMLFILYTSGSTGKPKGVVHTTAGYMVYVDYTFRNVFQYNAGEIFWCTADVGWITGHSYLVYGPLLAGATTLMFEGIPTYPDAGRFWHVIDKYKVNIFYTAPTAIRSLEAMGLDFVKPYKLDSLRVLGTVGEPINEEAWNWYNENIGKKKCPIVDTWWQTETGGIMISPLAGITKTKPSFATLPLPGVQSVLLDEKGNELSGNNVEGRLCMKFPWPGMIRTTYKNHQRCFDAYFSQFKNYYFTGDGCRRDENGYYRITGRVDDVIKVSGHLLGTAEIENAINQHPDIVESAVVGFPHEIKGWGIYAYVIPRAERKDVEQLKKEITDTVTKFMGAIAKPDKIQIVKGLPKTRSGKIMRRILRKIAEGDFSNLGDTSTLLDPSIVEEIKLNAIK is encoded by the coding sequence ATGAATCGCATCACCACTTTCGAACAATATCAATCCGAGTACAAACGCTCGGTAGAAAATCCCGAACAGTTCTGGGCGGAGCAGGCAGAAAATTTTTTGTGGAAAAAAAAATGGGATAAAGTTCTCGAATGGAATTTTTCCGAGCCGAATGTAAAATGGTTCATTGGAGGAAAATTAAATATCACTGAAAATTGTTTGGACAGACATTTAAAGGATAGAGCAAACCAAACTGCAATCATCTGGGAACCCAACCGCCCGAACGAAGAAGGAAGAAAAATTTCCTATAAAGAATTGCACGAAGAAGTTTGCCGCTTTGCGAATGTTTTGAAAAATAACGGAGCGAAGAAAGGCGACCGCATTTGTATTTACATGCCGATGGTTCCCGAACTCGCGATTGCTGTTCTCGCCTGCGCGCGCATTGGCGCTATTCATTCCGTTGTGTTTGGTGGATTTTCTTTTCAATCGCTGGCAGACAGAATTCACGATGCGGATTGCAATATTGTTATCACTGCCGATGGCGCTTTCCGCGGAGCAAAAGATATTCCGCTGAAAAGTGTCATTGATGAAGCATTACAAACTTGTCCTTCTGTAAAAAAAGTTATTGTGCTTAAGCGAACTAACTGCGAAGTAAAAATGCAAAACGGAAGAGATGTGTGGTGGCATGATGAAATAAAAAATCTTCAAGGTTTTAAAAACCTTGAAGATTTCTACCGAGCAGAAGAAATGGATTCCGAAGATATGCTTTTCATTCTCTATACTTCCGGCTCCACAGGAAAACCAAAGGGAGTTGTGCATACAACTGCTGGCTACATGGTTTATGTGGACTACACCTTCAGAAATGTTTTTCAATATAATGCCGGAGAAATTTTCTGGTGCACCGCGGATGTGGGTTGGATTACAGGCCACTCTTATTTAGTTTATGGTCCGCTGCTCGCTGGCGCAACTACATTAATGTTCGAAGGAATTCCCACTTATCCCGATGCAGGAAGATTCTGGCATGTGATTGATAAATACAAAGTGAATATTTTTTACACTGCGCCAACTGCAATCCGTTCGCTCGAAGCAATGGGATTGGATTTTGTGAAACCATATAAATTAGATTCACTCAGAGTTCTCGGAACGGTTGGCGAACCCATCAACGAAGAAGCGTGGAACTGGTACAACGAAAATATAGGAAAGAAAAAATGTCCCATCGTAGATACTTGGTGGCAAACCGAAACTGGAGGAATTATGATTTCTCCTCTCGCTGGAATTACAAAAACAAAACCTTCATTCGCAACGCTTCCTCTTCCGGGAGTTCAGTCCGTTCTGCTGGATGAAAAAGGAAATGAACTTTCGGGAAATAATGTGGAGGGAAGATTGTGCATGAAATTTCCCTGGCCCGGAATGATTCGCACTACTTACAAAAACCATCAGCGTTGTTTTGACGCGTACTTTTCTCAATTCAAAAATTATTATTTCACTGGGGATGGATGCAGGCGAGATGAAAACGGATATTACCGAATCACCGGCCGAGTGGATGATGTGATAAAAGTTTCAGGTCATTTATTAGGAACCGCAGAAATTGAAAATGCAATCAACCAGCATCCGGATATTGTGGAAAGCGCAGTAGTCGGATTTCCTCATGAGATAAAGGGCTGGGGAATTTACGCGTATGTGATTCCAAGAGCTGAACGAAAGGATGTTGAACAATTGAAAAAAGAAATTACGGATACCGTTACAAAATTTATGGGAGCGATTGCCAAGCCGGATAAAATTCAAATCGTGAAAGGTCTTCCGAAAACCCGCAGCGGAAAAATTATGCGCAGGATTCTGAGAAAAATTGCTGAGGGGGATTTTTCAAATTTAGGAGACACATCAACGCTTCTCGACCCAAGTATAGTAGAAGAAATAAAATTAAATGCAATAAAATGA
- a CDS encoding fatty acid desaturase → MRTGKDLILATKPFAHEIRWISWFHVLTAFSLLIFFIAGTFQPIHIALRILCSVCSGLMLSRTFVIYHDYAHHSILYKSIPAKILFSLFGLYLLAPTSIWKRSHDYHHNNNSKLFSASIGSYPIFSKQKFMTATPAERREYLAIRHPLNMLFGYFTLFSYGMCFWSFMSSPRRHYDSLIALILHVAFITLTIIFFGWVTWVLAILVPFSIACGFGAYLFYAQHNFPGVTFRNNIEWSYEHASLESSSYMKMNPFWQWVTANIGFHHIHHLNSKIPFYRLPEVMKAIPELQNPKITTLWPSDIVKCLRLKIWDPDKQQMVPLSAI, encoded by the coding sequence ATGAGAACAGGAAAAGACCTTATACTCGCAACAAAACCTTTCGCCCATGAAATAAGGTGGATAAGCTGGTTTCATGTCCTCACCGCTTTCTCCCTTCTCATTTTTTTTATCGCAGGAACTTTTCAGCCCATTCACATCGCGCTCCGCATTTTATGCAGTGTCTGCTCGGGGCTCATGCTCTCGCGCACTTTTGTAATTTATCACGATTATGCGCATCATTCCATTCTTTACAAATCCATTCCCGCAAAAATTCTTTTTTCACTTTTCGGTTTATACCTGCTCGCGCCCACGAGCATCTGGAAACGCTCGCACGATTATCATCACAACAACAATTCAAAATTATTCAGCGCAAGCATCGGTTCGTACCCGATTTTTTCCAAACAAAAATTTATGACTGCTACTCCGGCAGAACGCAGAGAGTATCTTGCCATCCGCCATCCGCTCAACATGCTGTTCGGATATTTCACCCTTTTCAGTTACGGAATGTGTTTCTGGTCATTCATGTCGAGCCCGCGCAGGCATTATGATTCGCTGATTGCGCTCATACTTCACGTAGCGTTTATTACGCTCACAATTATTTTCTTCGGATGGGTTACATGGGTGCTTGCCATCCTCGTTCCGTTTTCCATTGCCTGCGGATTTGGCGCGTATCTTTTTTACGCGCAGCATAATTTTCCCGGAGTAACTTTCAGAAATAATATTGAATGGAGTTACGAGCACGCTTCGCTTGAATCTTCATCGTACATGAAGATGAATCCGTTTTGGCAGTGGGTCACCGCGAACATCGGCTTTCATCACATTCATCACTTGAATTCCAAAATTCCTTTTTACCGTTTGCCCGAAGTAATGAAAGCGATTCCTGAACTTCAGAATCCGAAAATCACCACGCTCTGGCCTTCCGATATTGTCAAATGCCTTCGCCTGAAAATCTGGGACCCGGACAAACAGCAGATGGTTCCACTCAGTGCCATTTAA
- a CDS encoding polyprenol monophosphomannose synthase, whose product MSDSLVIIPTYNEKENIEKMVRKVFSLSIPFHLLIVDDGSPDGTAEIVKNLQKEFQDKLFIEERKGKQGLGTAYIHGFRWALKKSYEYIFEMDADFSHNPEDLIRLREACMKSADVAVGSRYVKGGNVKNWDRKRILLSFCASLYTRMILCLPVRDTTAGFKCYRRKVLEAIDFDKIKFTGYAFQIEMKYTAHKLGFKISEVPITFQDRTEGVSKMSMNIFKEAFWGVLQMRFKKIVRK is encoded by the coding sequence TGAAAAAGAAAACATTGAAAAGATGGTGCGGAAAGTTTTTTCGCTTTCCATACCATTTCATCTTTTGATTGTGGATGATGGTTCGCCCGATGGAACGGCAGAGATTGTAAAAAACCTTCAGAAAGAATTTCAGGATAAACTTTTCATTGAAGAACGAAAAGGAAAGCAAGGCCTCGGCACTGCTTACATTCACGGTTTCAGATGGGCGCTAAAAAAATCTTACGAATATATTTTTGAAATGGATGCCGACTTCTCACACAATCCCGAAGATTTAATCCGCCTTCGCGAAGCATGTATGAAAAGCGCGGATGTTGCAGTGGGTTCGCGCTATGTAAAAGGCGGCAATGTAAAAAACTGGGACAGAAAAAGAATTTTGCTTTCCTTTTGCGCTTCGTTATATACCCGGATGATTTTATGCCTTCCCGTGCGCGACACAACAGCAGGTTTCAAATGTTACCGGAGAAAAGTTCTTGAAGCGATTGATTTCGACAAAATAAAATTTACGGGCTATGCTTTCCAGATAGAAATGAAATACACCGCGCATAAACTCGGTTTTAAAATCTCGGAAGTACCCATCACGTTTCAGGACAGAACAGAAGGCGTTTCAAAAATGAGCATGAATATTTTTAAGGAGGCATTCTGGGGAGTTCTGCAGATGCGATTCAAAAAAATTGTGCGGAAGTGA
- a CDS encoding DUF1572 family protein translates to MNSQLLLAHFEKDINKLKEEISLYKNENDLWVLKGEIKNSPGMLALHITGNLKHFIGAQLGKTNYVRERDKEFSERNVSKENLLKGLNEALEVVKTTFPKLSDVDLKKDFPIPFLEKIRPTLEILFILYGHLNYHLGQVNYHRRLQ, encoded by the coding sequence ATGAATTCACAACTTTTACTCGCTCATTTCGAAAAAGACATTAATAAATTGAAAGAGGAAATTTCTCTTTACAAAAATGAAAATGATTTATGGGTGTTGAAAGGAGAAATAAAAAATTCTCCCGGCATGCTGGCTCTTCACATCACCGGGAATTTAAAACACTTCATTGGGGCACAGCTTGGCAAAACAAATTATGTTCGGGAGCGGGATAAAGAATTTTCTGAAAGAAATGTTTCGAAAGAAAATTTATTGAAAGGATTGAATGAAGCGCTTGAAGTTGTGAAAACAACTTTTCCAAAATTATCTGATGTGGACTTGAAAAAAGATTTCCCGATTCCTTTTCTTGAAAAAATCCGGCCGACTCTTGAAATACTTTTTATTCTTTACGGACATTTGAATTATCACCTCGGGCAGGTGAATTATCACAGACGATTACAGTGA